A single region of the Ruficoccus amylovorans genome encodes:
- a CDS encoding tyrosine-type recombinase/integrase, whose translation MASIWKHPRSRYWSACFTDASGRQRKRSTKETDRKKALKIAEAWEKEYRVTRTEEQTRKVFAEIRREIHGETTLDQSIEQYLQEWLTSKKKEISGATWSKYEYAVRHFCDWLGETREKDLSALTPALIRRWRDALAEKLAAKTVNNALKVLGVALGQAESSEQIERNPVSKVNSLKLDTVTRPTFTLPQLKRILSVAKGEWYGMTLAGLYTGQRLRDIATLTWGSVDREREELTLITSKTGRTVGIPIASPLMDYLRKEPTPIDGGVPVFPDAYRTVVEQDRTGTLSNQFYGILVNAGLAKPRSKKSTGTGHSGPRERGGLSFHCLRHTATSLLKNAGVSEAVAMDIIGHDSKAISTLYTHIEVDAKRQAISKLPDVTSGSLSSGQQ comes from the coding sequence ATGGCCAGTATTTGGAAACATCCCCGGTCCCGCTACTGGAGCGCGTGCTTCACCGATGCCTCCGGTCGGCAACGCAAGAGGAGCACCAAAGAGACCGACCGGAAGAAGGCTTTGAAAATCGCTGAGGCCTGGGAGAAGGAGTACCGCGTGACCCGGACTGAGGAGCAGACGCGCAAGGTGTTTGCGGAAATCCGCCGCGAGATTCACGGAGAGACCACCCTCGACCAATCCATTGAGCAGTACTTGCAGGAATGGCTCACCAGCAAGAAGAAGGAAATCAGCGGAGCGACCTGGAGCAAGTACGAGTATGCGGTCCGCCATTTCTGTGACTGGCTGGGCGAGACCCGCGAGAAAGATTTGAGTGCGCTGACACCTGCTCTCATTCGACGCTGGAGAGATGCGCTTGCCGAGAAGCTCGCTGCCAAGACCGTGAACAACGCGCTGAAGGTCTTGGGGGTTGCCCTGGGACAGGCGGAATCGAGTGAGCAGATCGAGCGCAACCCTGTGTCCAAGGTCAACTCTCTGAAACTCGATACGGTGACACGGCCGACTTTTACCCTGCCTCAACTGAAGAGAATCCTGTCGGTCGCGAAGGGGGAGTGGTACGGGATGACTTTGGCCGGGCTCTACACGGGGCAACGTCTGCGCGACATTGCGACGCTGACCTGGGGCTCCGTTGACCGGGAAAGGGAGGAGCTTACCCTCATTACGAGTAAAACGGGAAGGACCGTAGGTATTCCGATTGCCTCGCCTTTGATGGATTACCTGAGGAAGGAACCGACCCCGATTGATGGGGGTGTCCCAGTTTTTCCGGATGCGTACAGGACGGTTGTTGAACAGGACCGGACAGGCACGCTCAGCAATCAGTTTTACGGTATTCTCGTCAATGCGGGCCTGGCTAAACCCCGCTCCAAGAAGAGCACGGGAACTGGGCATTCTGGTCCTAGGGAACGTGGAGGTCTGAGTTTCCATTGCCTGCGGCACACTGCCACCTCCTTGCTCAAGAATGCCGGCGTTTCGGAAGCTGTTGCGATGGACATTATTGGGCATGATTCCAAGGCTATCAGCACCCTTTATACTCACATCGAGGTGGATGCCAAGCGTCAGGCCATCTCAAAGCTGCCTGATGTGACTTCGGGGTCTCTTTCTTCGGGGCAGCAGTAG
- a CDS encoding ParB N-terminal domain-containing protein, producing MIENDQYYAPSELAKLAEIPKNTVINWVKGDHIPSTSSGEGGARRYQVRGGDFIAFLNSEKAGKHRRPIQDEVPEVSPVPQTPNGGLDAPRSPSRTSEAIPAASEAPAVEPSEAVSEEIIATTSEPLPMASSASPSMGYKEVAISRIIRESECQVREKINERTVSEYAETLKDGGTFPPVILFGTHDGAKLYLADGFHRLFAHERCNRTTITAEIHEGGLCEAIRYALGVNSTHGLRRTSADKRKAIGIALQHFHELSNVAIAELCGVSESSVRNHRESAQNGKRVGRDGKSHPARKGSPSAYRRAKSAITRVKCTADDAQKLIEWLREHFKLAT from the coding sequence ATGATCGAGAACGATCAATATTATGCGCCCAGTGAGCTCGCGAAGCTTGCCGAAATTCCCAAGAACACCGTCATCAACTGGGTGAAGGGAGACCACATCCCCTCAACCTCAAGCGGGGAAGGTGGCGCCCGCCGCTATCAGGTCAGGGGAGGCGATTTTATCGCCTTCCTGAACTCTGAAAAGGCCGGCAAGCATCGCCGTCCAATCCAGGACGAGGTACCGGAGGTATCTCCGGTACCTCAAACTCCCAACGGGGGGCTTGATGCCCCCCGTTCCCCTTCACGTACATCGGAGGCAATTCCAGCGGCGAGTGAAGCTCCCGCGGTTGAGCCATCGGAGGCCGTGTCGGAGGAAATCATCGCCACTACCTCGGAACCTCTCCCGATGGCATCGTCCGCATCCCCAAGCATGGGATACAAGGAAGTTGCGATCAGTCGTATCATCCGAGAATCAGAGTGCCAGGTACGGGAGAAGATCAATGAGCGGACGGTTTCGGAGTATGCGGAGACACTGAAGGACGGTGGGACCTTCCCGCCAGTTATTCTCTTCGGTACTCATGACGGGGCAAAGCTCTATCTGGCGGACGGCTTCCACCGATTGTTTGCCCACGAACGTTGCAACCGGACGACGATCACCGCGGAGATTCACGAAGGGGGGCTGTGTGAGGCGATTCGCTACGCACTTGGTGTCAACTCCACTCATGGGCTCAGAAGGACCAGCGCGGACAAACGTAAGGCCATCGGGATCGCCCTCCAGCACTTCCACGAGCTGAGCAATGTCGCCATCGCCGAGCTGTGCGGGGTCTCCGAGTCATCCGTCCGCAACCATCGAGAGAGCGCCCAGAACGGGAAGCGCGTCGGGCGCGACGGTAAGTCCCACCCGGCTAGGAAGGGATCTCCTTCCGCTTACCGCAGGGCGAAGAGCGCGATCACGAGAGTCAAGTGCACCGCGGATGATGCCCAGAAACTCATTGAGTGGCTCCGGGAGCACTTCAAGTTGGCTACCTGA
- a CDS encoding group II intron maturase-specific domain-containing protein, with the protein MSQAISAPISAPVSFDYADDIRMVHKAPQALQAALGLVEEYLNPIGLNLHPKKTEIVSVRDGVDFLGYTLRQFARSPQQKKSRNGFITLVFPSMESQKRHHAELARIIGYHNAKSQEELIKALNPIIRGWAQSYADTNSSRAFSRLDNLLFKRLKRWAKRRHGNKSWAWIRDKYFNGGKPWAFKPAGPDVPVLALHRETKIRPRVKVPKGHSPYDRSGWRRKPHILALRYAEQNRDISDAWESLREEDTAYSSEEPCEVKVSRTVLKTSDSREAGAEFNDRKQ; encoded by the coding sequence ATGTCTCAGGCCATCTCCGCCCCGATCAGCGCCCCGGTATCATTCGACTATGCCGACGACATCCGCATGGTCCACAAGGCCCCTCAGGCCCTTCAGGCAGCCCTCGGGCTCGTCGAGGAGTACCTGAACCCGATCGGACTTAACCTGCACCCGAAGAAGACCGAAATCGTCTCCGTGCGAGACGGAGTGGATTTTCTTGGGTACACCCTGCGCCAGTTCGCCCGCTCACCGCAGCAGAAGAAGAGCCGTAACGGATTCATCACGCTGGTATTCCCCAGCATGGAATCCCAGAAGCGGCACCACGCCGAGCTGGCCCGGATCATCGGCTACCATAACGCCAAGTCGCAGGAAGAACTCATCAAGGCCCTAAACCCGATCATACGGGGATGGGCCCAATCCTACGCTGACACGAACTCCTCTCGGGCGTTCTCCCGCCTGGATAACCTCCTCTTCAAGCGTTTGAAGAGATGGGCCAAGAGAAGGCACGGTAACAAGTCATGGGCATGGATCCGGGACAAATACTTCAACGGCGGTAAGCCTTGGGCCTTCAAGCCCGCTGGCCCCGATGTACCGGTACTCGCACTTCACCGCGAGACGAAGATTCGCCCCCGGGTCAAGGTGCCCAAGGGCCACAGCCCTTATGACAGGTCAGGATGGCGGCGCAAGCCACACATTCTCGCCCTCCGCTATGCGGAGCAGAACCGGGACATCTCGGATGCCTGGGAGAGCCTGAGAGAAGAGGACACTGCCTATTCATCGGAGGAGCCGTGTGAGGTGAAAGTCTCACGCACGGTTCTGAAGACCAGCGATAGCCGCGAGGCCGGCGCTGAGTTTAACGACAGGAAACAATAA